The DNA segment ACCACGAACAGGGAGTATGCGGTACTCAGCACCGGGCTCACCCCCATCAGGTACACCAGCACCGGCACGGTGAGGATGGACCCGCCCCCGCCCATAATACCTAGGGAAAGGCCGATGAGGATAGCTGCGAAGTAGCCGAAAGTAGCGAGCATGGTAAACAGTTGAACGTATGAAATTATGATGTGTTGTTCATGTGTTTGGCCAAAAAAAAGCCGCGGTTCTTACAGGAACGTGCAGGCGGCCAGGCACTGAATCACATCCACTACTTCGCGCATCTTCAGGGCGTAATAGATGTTCTTGCCTTCTCGGTGCGAGCTAAGGATGCCCTTGAGCTTCATGCCCGACAGGTGATGCGAAAGCAACGACTGCTCCACCTGCAACTGCTCGCTGATGTCGGTGACCGACAAACTTTCGTGGCCCGAGAGCAACTGCACGATGGCAATGCGCGTGGGGTGAGCCGTGGTCTTGAGGATGAACGCCACCTTCTCCATCTTCTCGGTGGTCAGGTTCAGTTCGGAAGCGGAGGAAGCAGGGGCGGGGCTCATATTGTTCTGCAAATGTATGATCATTTGTTCATGTATACAAGTATCATCCTCAATAAGTTCGCGAGTGGGGTAAAAGATAGCGTGAGCGCTGTGCTACGGGCTGAGGACAATGGAATTACTCCTTCCCGGTGGGTACGCCTAATTGCGCGAGGTAGCGGTAAATCGCAGCCCGGCCCACCCCGCGCAGATAGCCGCTTTCGGCCCCTGCTGTGTCCGGTTGCAGGTACCAAGTCTTCGCCCCCTGGGCCTTTGACAGAGCCCCCCTGGGCAGCCCTTTAGGCCGCCCTGTCGGCCCCGCGCCCGCGCCGCCGTCAGCCCGGCGGTCTTCCGCTGTCCAATACTGCCGCGCCCAAACTCAGCCAGGCAGGCAAGTAAGTTGAACAGGAGCCGGGCCTGGGCCGTGGTCGGGTTCAGGTGGTCGTGCAGGCTCACGAAGTGCTTGCCCTTCTCCAGAAAGCCCGTCACCTGCAGCACCAGGTCTTTTAGGGAGCGGCCCCGTAGCTCGGGTTTCCAGCCTGCGAGCGGGTCGCCGGCGCGCAGTCCGGTTAGCGGCCGCTGGAGTTGCGGCCGGTCTTTGGAAGTAGACACTGTTTCCTGCACGAGGTCGGCGCCGCCGGCGGCCTGCAGGGCGTCGACCTGCAAGTGAAGTTGCCGGTCCTGGGTACTTACGCGGGCGTAGCCGACTTTCATGGCAATGATTCTATAAAAGCTCCGCGGCGAACATGCGCGTACCTGGTTTCGTGAGGTGAGGAATCAAGACACTCCGCCGGTTGCTTGGCGGTGCATTTCGACGTAGGCATCACGTCGCCGGAAAACGGCCGTTTTCCGAGGCCCCCGCCCGCGCTGCCGTCCCCTACTCATACTTTTCGTTCCTACTCTAGTCCTACCCCCGCCGCTTTGCGGGGCGCAGCTTGATTGCGCTGGCGGCTCCCCTCAACCCAAGCGTTACCTGCGGACGGATGACTAGCCTCCGGCCAGCTCCCGCTCGAGCAGGGGCTGCACCGCCGCCACGGCCGCCAGCAGCGCGTCGGCCGCCTGCCGGAGCGCGTCGGCTTCGGCGGGCGTGGCGGGCGGGCGGCGGCGCACCTGCTCCAGGGCCGCGACGGGCGCCGCCGTGCCGGCCACCTGCAGGGCTTCCAGGTTGGGCTTGACGAAGTGCACGAGCCGGCCGGCCTCGGGCCAGTCGGCGGCGGCCACGGCCTGCTGCAGCCGGAGCAGGGCGGGCGGCACGTCGGCCAGAAAGGAGCGGATGACGGCTGGCACGAACTCGGCGTGGCCGCGGGCCAGGGCCTGGAAGGTGCTCAGGTCGTACAAGCGGACTGGCGGGTAACACAAGGCCAACAGCTTGGCGCGCAGGGCAGCCTCGTCGTAGGGTTTGGCCAGCACGTCGTCGAAGCCGGCGGCGCGGTACTGCCGCGCATCGGCGGCGTAGGCGTTGGCGGTGAGGGCCAGCAGCGGCACGCGGGCGCGGCGCGTCTCGGGCAGGTCGCGCACCTGCCGGGCCACGTCCACCCCGTTCAGGCCCGGCAGCTGGATGTCGAGCAGCACCGCGTCGTAGGGCAGGGCCTCGCGCAAGCAGGCCAGGGCGGCCGGGCCGTCCTCGGCCTCGTCCACGGCCACGCCCCAACCCCGCAGCAGCTGCCGGGCCACGAGTCGGTTGATGGCGTTGTCTTCCACCAGCAGCACGCGCCGGCCGGCCAGCGCCCCGTCGTCGGGTGCGGGGCGGGCAGCGGCGGCGGCGGCCGGCGGCGGGGCCTCGGTTTTGGGCAGCGTCAGGGTAAAGGCGAAAGTGGAGCCTTGGCCCGGCGCGCTGCTGAGCGTCAGCTCGCCGCCCATCTGCTGCACCAGCGCGCGGCTGATGGTCAGGCCCAGGCCCGTACCGCCGTAGCGCCGGGCCGTGTCGGCGTAGGCCTGGGTAAAGCTCTCGAAAATGCGCGCCTGCTGCTCCGGGGCGATGCCCACGCCGGAGTCTTGAACCTGAAATTCCACCATCAGCGCCGAGTCGTCGTGCCCCAGCAGGCGCCCGCGCAGCGCCACGAAGCCCGCGGGGGTAAACTTGAGGGCGTTGCCGAGCAGGTTCAGCAGCACCTGGTTGAGGCGGAAGGCGTCGCCCAGCACCCAAGGGCAGGCGATGTCTATGGGCTCGACGCGAAACTCCAGGCCTTGCTCGCGAGCGCGCACCGCCAGCGGGGCCACGGCCTGCTGCACCGCGTCGCAGAGGTTAAAGGGGGCGTAAGCCAGCTCCACCTTGCCGGAGCTGATTTTGGCCATGTCGAGCACATCGTTGACCACGCCGAGCAGGTGCTGGCCCGAGGCCTGGATGATGTCCAGCTGCTCGCGTTGGGCGGGGTCAAGGCGGGTTTTGGCCAGCAACGCGGCCATGCCCAGCACCCCGTTCAGGGGCGTGCGAATTTCGTGGCTCATGTTGGCCAGAAAATTGGCCCGGGCCCGGGCGGCGGCCTCGGCTTCGTCGCGGGCCAGCTGGGTGGCCTGCTCGGCCCGCACGCGGGCGGTGATGTCCTGGGAGTGCGAAATGATGTAGGGCTCCTGGCCGGGCTCGCGCACCACGAAGTTGTGGTAGAGCAGGTGGTGCACCGGCGCATCGGGGTCGCGGGGCCGTACGCGCAGCACCCCCTGGGCCTCGCCCTGCGCCGCGATATAGTCCAGGTACTGGCCAAAATGCGGCTGCTCCTCGGCCAGCAGGTACTGCCTCACCGGCTGGCCCAGCAGTTCCTCGGGTTCGTAGCCCAGCAGCCGGGCCAGGGCCGGGTTCACCGACAGCACCCGGCCCTGCAGGTCGTAGGTGCAAATCAGCGCCTGGGCGTAGTGCATCAGGTCGCGGTACTGCTTTTCGCTGCGCGCCAGCGTCAGCTGGGCTTCTTTCAGGGCGGTGATGTCGGTGCTCACGCCCAGCACGTGGGTATCGCCCTGGGGGCGGGGCAAGGGGCTTTTGACGGTGTAATACCAGCGCACCGCGCCGTCGACCATGGTGAGGCGGTCTTCGGCGTGCAGCGTGCGGCCGGTTGCCAGCACTTCGGCGTCGAGGGCGGCGTAGCGGGCCAATTCTTCGGCACGCAGGGGTTGCCGGTCTGCGGGCAGCTCCTCGAGCGTGCCCAGCTCGGCCTGCAGGACACGCATGGCCTCGTTCACAAAGTGAAACGCACCCTGCGCGTCGCGCACGTACACCACGCTCTGGGTCGTGTTGAGCAGGCCCTGCATAAACTGCTGCTGCTCGCGCAGGCGGGCTTCGCTGGCCTGCACGGCCTCTTCGGCCCGCACGCGGGCGGTGAAGTCGGTGCCGTAGCCGATGACGTAGCGCAACCGGCCGGCCGCGTCCGCCACGGGCTGGTAGTGGCGCAAAAAGTGCTGGGGCTGGCCGTCGGCGGCGGCGGTGGCCTCCTGCCACTGCTGCGGCTGCTGGGTGGCCACGGCTGCCAGGAAACGGGCCTGACGCGTTTCGGCCACGGCGGCCGGCCAGCCCTGCCGGGCCACGTACGCCACCACCGGCTGGCCGAGCAGGGCGGCGCGGGCCGCCGCGTCGGGCAGGGCCGCCGCGTTCAGGAAGCGGTAGCGCCCGGCCGGGTCGAAGACGGCAATCTGGCTGGGCAGCTCGTTGAGGATGGACTCGTAAAAGACCCGCTGCTCGGCCAGCTGCTGCTCGGCGCGGTAACGCTCGCTCACCTCCAGGCCGTAGCCCAGTACCTGGGCGGGCGCACCGGGAGGGCCGGGCAGGCGGCGGTAGCTGCGCAGAAAGTGACGAGGCGCCTCGGCCGGCAGGGCGCTGCTCTCCGCCCAGGTGGGCAGGGCCGCCTCGGTGCGCAGAGCCTCGGCGAAGTGCCGGGCGCGCTGCTCAGCCAGCTCCTGCAGCGGCAGGGCGTAGCGGGCGGCGTACTCGGCCAGGGTGTGGCCGGGAAGCCAGCGGCGCTGCTCCTCGTCGGGCACGGCGGCCGGATTGGCGTAGCAGTAGCGCTGCTCGGCATCGAGCACTACTACTTCCACCGGCAGCGTGTCCAGGATGTTCTGGTAAAATGCCTGTTGAGCCTGCAGGCGCTGCTCGGCGCGGTGCTCCTCGGTGACGTCGACGAAATAAAAGTTAACGTAGTCGTCGGCGGGAAAGGGCACCACGTGGGCGTCGAACACGCGCCCGGCCACGGCCAGGCGGTGCTGCTGGGGCTGGCCGGCGGCCAGGGCCAGGGGGGCCCAGGACCGGGCCTGTTGCTCGGCAGCAGCCCGGGCAACCGGCATTAGGCTGTCCGCCCACCACTGGTAGGCCGGGTTGCGGTAGAGCGTTGCGCCCGTGCGAGCCAGGCGCAGGATGGGGTTGGGGTTTTGCTCGGGGATGCGCGAGACGCTGCGCAGCTCAGCAAGCAGTTGCTCGCGCTCGGTCACGTCGCGCACGTGCACCAGCACGCCCGCGGCCGGCGCCTGCAGCGGCAGAAAGTCCAGCTCGAGCCACCGGCCGTCGGTTAACAGCACCGGGTGGCGCAAATTGGGCTGGCCCGCGGCGCGCAACGCCTCGCTGCGGCGGCGGAACGCCGCGGGGTCGGCCACCCGGGCGAGCAGGGCATCCTGCAGGGCCTCGGCCGGCCGACCGGTCCAGCGCGAAGGTTCCTCGGCCAGGTACCAGAGCCGGCAAAAAGCGTCGTTGAGCAGCTGCACGGTGCCGGCCGGGTCGACCAGCAGCACGCCGTAGGGCAAGTGGGCAGCCACGTGCCGAAGCCAAAACTCGGTGCCCGGGGCGGGTGGCGGGGCACTGGCGGGGGAGTACGTCATAAGCAAGCCGGAAGGCTGCCCGGCCGGGCTGCGGGCCGGGACAGCAGTCCCCAATTTACGGATTTAGCAGCCAGTGCAGCGCGGGTTCTTCCTGCTCGAAGCAGCGGACGGGCAGCGCCAGGGCGTGGGCGTGGGTAAGGGCCACCCGCAGGGCGGCTCCGCTCAGGGTTTCGGCATCCTCGACTATGGCCAGGCGGCAGCTGGGCACGGCCGTGGCCAGCTGGGGCAGCCAGCGGTTGACCAGCCAGGTGCACTCTTCCACCCATACCGGCGGCATGCCCCGGTGGTCGGTATACACCAGGCCCAGGCGCTGGTGATGGCAAAGGGCGAGCAGCTCGCCGAGCAGCAGGCGAAACGCCGTGCCCGCCTGGGGTTGGGCGTGCCAGAGCAGGCAGGCGTAGCGGGGATGCTGCACGACGCGGCCCAGCGCGTTTTCAAAGTAAATAGTAGCGGAGT comes from the Hymenobacter sp. YIM 151858-1 genome and includes:
- a CDS encoding ArsR/SmtB family transcription factor produces the protein MSPAPASSASELNLTTEKMEKVAFILKTTAHPTRIAIVQLLSGHESLSVTDISEQLQVEQSLLSHHLSGMKLKGILSSHREGKNIYYALKMREVVDVIQCLAACTFL
- a CDS encoding recombinase family protein; translation: MKVGYARVSTQDRQLHLQVDALQAAGGADLVQETVSTSKDRPQLQRPLTGLRAGDPLAGWKPELRGRSLKDLVLQVTGFLEKGKHFVSLHDHLNPTTAQARLLFNLLACLAEFGRGSIGQRKTAGLTAARARGRQGGLKGCPGGLCQRPRGRRLGTCNRTQQGPKAAICAGWAGLRFTATSRN
- a CDS encoding PAS domain-containing protein; its protein translation is MTYSPASAPPPAPGTEFWLRHVAAHLPYGVLLVDPAGTVQLLNDAFCRLWYLAEEPSRWTGRPAEALQDALLARVADPAAFRRRSEALRAAGQPNLRHPVLLTDGRWLELDFLPLQAPAAGVLVHVRDVTEREQLLAELRSVSRIPEQNPNPILRLARTGATLYRNPAYQWWADSLMPVARAAAEQQARSWAPLALAAGQPQQHRLAVAGRVFDAHVVPFPADDYVNFYFVDVTEEHRAEQRLQAQQAFYQNILDTLPVEVVVLDAEQRYCYANPAAVPDEEQRRWLPGHTLAEYAARYALPLQELAEQRARHFAEALRTEAALPTWAESSALPAEAPRHFLRSYRRLPGPPGAPAQVLGYGLEVSERYRAEQQLAEQRVFYESILNELPSQIAVFDPAGRYRFLNAAALPDAAARAALLGQPVVAYVARQGWPAAVAETRQARFLAAVATQQPQQWQEATAAADGQPQHFLRHYQPVADAAGRLRYVIGYGTDFTARVRAEEAVQASEARLREQQQFMQGLLNTTQSVVYVRDAQGAFHFVNEAMRVLQAELGTLEELPADRQPLRAEELARYAALDAEVLATGRTLHAEDRLTMVDGAVRWYYTVKSPLPRPQGDTHVLGVSTDITALKEAQLTLARSEKQYRDLMHYAQALICTYDLQGRVLSVNPALARLLGYEPEELLGQPVRQYLLAEEQPHFGQYLDYIAAQGEAQGVLRVRPRDPDAPVHHLLYHNFVVREPGQEPYIISHSQDITARVRAEQATQLARDEAEAAARARANFLANMSHEIRTPLNGVLGMAALLAKTRLDPAQREQLDIIQASGQHLLGVVNDVLDMAKISSGKVELAYAPFNLCDAVQQAVAPLAVRAREQGLEFRVEPIDIACPWVLGDAFRLNQVLLNLLGNALKFTPAGFVALRGRLLGHDDSALMVEFQVQDSGVGIAPEQQARIFESFTQAYADTARRYGGTGLGLTISRALVQQMGGELTLSSAPGQGSTFAFTLTLPKTEAPPPAAAAAARPAPDDGALAGRRVLLVEDNAINRLVARQLLRGWGVAVDEAEDGPAALACLREALPYDAVLLDIQLPGLNGVDVARQVRDLPETRRARVPLLALTANAYAADARQYRAAGFDDVLAKPYDEAALRAKLLALCYPPVRLYDLSTFQALARGHAEFVPAVIRSFLADVPPALLRLQQAVAAADWPEAGRLVHFVKPNLEALQVAGTAAPVAALEQVRRRPPATPAEADALRQAADALLAAVAAVQPLLERELAGG